The following are from one region of the Pocillopora verrucosa isolate sample1 chromosome 3, ASM3666991v2, whole genome shotgun sequence genome:
- the LOC131773313 gene encoding uncharacterized protein — protein MWVVKVLNTDVHCLPVLVAVVVCVFALLLMVRGKPRRGKVSHRPFIKTRGRRPSPRITLLFGNREFPNGLTFTPKNSSSQPPLSIRSSPFKTRHVSNIPEKCCGNRTWPDVLTSANHSLKQKVPQPKKKKSMKEKNMKPRVLFASQSVHEKQVGSEEDKAELILQDRPKRRDNGHIEQAKTSGLCEPDPSLSSNVKESCGHADSLGKSISPLNTKIPPDDGQVSHNSSSSTVNNEHLPKVEAKIDTTRLSADVPKTGKPYEVKWDEQIKQAKTGILCEPDPSLSLNGKERCRHVHSQGKSISPSNTKVLLGDGQVAQNRSTSTRNSELSLKVEAKIDTTMLSADVTKTGKPYEVKWDEQIKQAKTGVLCEPHPSLSLNSKERCRHVHSQGKSISPSNTKVLLGDGQVFQNRSASTRNSELSTELNSKVGTICLPVDVTKREKPYQVKWDAKISRTPCERFSYFLTLRDVETNSRVSSEHGSSFVTFLPIGGHTCRQGQSQENLSSTKATTNTSLCQTLQTNDCHTDKVEHKVPESSQNTSAPDNREVDEIELMDLSWDNSDCFSGNSAGSRESSPLELIKEVSCSSDNSIGKSERKMRSSRKKAVKSHKREVVNFHCNNCDVSNDAAHLSKTQSSTEKNGKFPIQKPLTCNHKNSDANDVVAQASKSEVHCILCGIRLSKPQCFYSLGSLCTDDDICETTSDDINRHLVSDVDTNPPAGEGKGHPDTGYTSSEELENESVLPKEVEAILTHKRRRTDGYDGDHESDSSFESFVFTLSSSEDEREAVSVKEYVKQETNKRQEMAISQTIEKVQKLIAKAPAEKE, from the exons ATGTGGGTTGTTAAAGTTCTAAACACGG ATGTGCACTGTTTGCCGGTATTAGTAGCGGTAGTGGTGTGCGTTTTCGCTCTTCTCCTCATGGTCCGAGGTAAACCTCGAAGAGGAAAAGTAAGTCATAGGCCATTTATCAAAACCAGAGGTCGTCGTCCTTCGCCAAGGATAACTCTCCTTTTCGGCAACAGG GAATTTCCAAATGGCCTGACATTCACTCCCAAAAATTCTTCAAGTCAACCACCGCTGTCAATTAGATCTTCTCCTTTCAAAACAAGACATGTTAGTAATATCCCAGAAAAGTGTTGTGGAAACCGCACATGGCCAGATGTCTTGACCTCTGCCAATCACAGCCTGAAGCAAAAAGTTCCTCagccgaaaaagaaaaaatccatgAAGGAGAAAAATATGAAACCAAGAGTGTTGTTTGCATCTCAATCTGTCCATGAAAAGCAGGTTGGTTCCGAGGAAGATAAAGCTGAACTCATTCTACAGGACAGGCCAAAACGCAGGGATAATGGACATATTGAACAAGCTAAGACTAGCGGTTTGTGTGAACCAGACCCATCTTTGTCTTCAAATGTCAAGGAAAGTTGTGGGCATGCAGACAGTCTGGGTAAATCAATTTCTCCATTGAATACTAAAATTCCACCAGATGATGGACAAGTTTCTCACAACAGCTCATCAAGCACAGTAAATAATGAACATTTGCCTAAGGTTGAGGCAAAAATTGATACAACTAGGCTGTCTGCAGATGTACCTAAAACAGGAAAGCCCTATGAAGTTAAATGGGATGAACAAATTAAACAAGCTAAGACTGGTATTTTGTGTGAGCCAGACCCATCTTTATCattaaatggcaaggaaaggTGCAGGCATGTACATAGTCAGGGTAAATCAATTTCTCCATCAAATACAAAGGTTTTACTGGGAGATGGACAAGTTGCTCAAAACAGATCAACAAGCACAAGAAATAGTGAACTTTCACTTAAGGTTGAGGCAAAAATTGATACAACTATGCTGTCTGCAGATGTAACTAAAACAGGAAAGCCCTATGAAGTTAAATGGGATGAACAAATCAAACAAGCTAAGACTGGTGTTTTGTGTGAGCCACACCCATCTTTATCATTAAATAGCAAGGAAAGGTGCAGGCATGTACATAGTCAGGGTAAATCAATTTCTCCATCAAATACAAAGGTTTTACTGGGAGATGGACaagtttttcaaaacagatCAGCAAGCACAAGAAATAGTGAACTTTCAACTGAGCTTAATTCAAAAGTTGGTACAATTTGCTTGCCTGTAGATGTAACTAAAAGAGAAAAGCCCTATCAAGTTAAATGGGATGCAAAAATTTCCAGAACCCCTTGTGAAcgattttcatattttttaactcTGAGAGATGTAGAGACTAATTCACGTGTATCTTCAGAACATGGCTCATCATTTGTAACTTTTCTGCCCATTGGAGGTCATACCTGCAGGCAAGGTCAAAGTCAGGAAAATTTGTcatcaacaaaagcaacaacgaATACAAGTTTATGCCAAACTCTGCAGACTAATGATTGTCATACAGATAAGGTAGAGCACAAAGTTCCTGAATCTTCCCAAAACACTTCTGCACCTGATAACCGGGAAGTTGATGAAATTGAATTGATGGATCTGTCTTGGGACAATTCTGATTGTTTTAGTGGAAACAGTGCAGGGTCCAGAGAATCTAGCCCACTGGAACTTATTAAGGAAGTGAGTTGTTCATCTGACAACAGCATTGGTAAGAGTGAACGTAAAATGCGATCATCCAGGAAAAAGGCTGTAAAATCTCACAAGAGAGAGGTGGTTAACTTTCACTGTAACAATTGTGATGTCAGTAACGATGCTGCACATTTGTCCAAGACACAATCATCCACAGagaagaatggaaaatttcCCATCCAGAAGCCATTGACCTGTAACCATAAGAACTCTGATGCCAATGATGTTGTTGCTCAGGCATCAAAGTCTGAAGTGCATTGTATACTGTGTGGTATCAGATTGTCTAAACCACAATGTTTTTATAGTTTGGGTTCCCTGTGCACTGATGATGACATTTGTGAAACTACCTCAGATGATATTAATCGACATCTTGTAAGCGATGTTGACACAAACCCTCCAGCAGGGGAAGGTAAAGGTCACCCTGACACAGGATACACCAGCAGCgaagaacttgaaaatgaaagtgtcTTGCCAAAAGAGGTGGAGGCAATTCTTACTCACAAAAGACGTAGGACAGATGGTTATGATGGTGATCATGAGAGTGACAGCAGTTTTGAATCTTTTGTCTTTACATTGTCTTCAAGTGAAGATGAGCGAGAAGCAGTTTCAGTCAAGGAATATGTGAAACAGGAAACAAATAAGAGACAGGAGATGGCAATATCACAGACTATAGAAAAG gTCCAGAAATTAATTGCAAAAGCTCCAGCTGAAAAAGAGTGA